The Proteus vulgaris genome has a segment encoding these proteins:
- the hmp gene encoding flavohemoprotein: MLDAQTIATIKSTIPLIAKTGPALTAHFYDRMFSRHPELKDIFTMSHQNSGAQREALFNAICAYATNIENLPAILPAVEKIAQKHVSLNILPEHYPIVGENLLATIDEMFSPGQEVLDAWGAAYQVLADVFINREEQIYQQKEQTSGGWRGLRAFKVIHKVKQSDVITSFELAPEDGLDITPYQAGQYLSIYIRDERLENQEIRQYSLTQSSNNKTYRIAVKREEKGILSNFLHDYVQEGDILQVAAPGGDFYLEVSPTTPVTLISAGVGLTPMLSMLHTLSAHQANVNWLHAAEHGGVHAFKDEVHRVGSQLPHYQQAVWYRTPRPEDLQNKEYQFEGLMTLKQVEDWISIPDMHFYFCGPLPFMQSVAKQLIELGINREKLHYECFGPHAVIMQDL, translated from the coding sequence ATGTTAGATGCACAAACTATCGCGACAATTAAATCAACTATTCCTCTTATAGCTAAAACAGGCCCAGCATTAACCGCACATTTTTATGATCGAATGTTCTCTCGTCATCCTGAATTAAAAGATATCTTCACCATGAGCCATCAAAATAGTGGTGCTCAACGTGAAGCCTTATTTAATGCGATATGTGCTTATGCAACAAATATTGAAAATTTACCTGCCATTTTACCCGCCGTTGAAAAAATCGCACAAAAACACGTCAGTTTAAATATTCTTCCTGAGCACTATCCCATCGTAGGTGAAAATTTATTAGCCACTATTGATGAAATGTTTAGCCCTGGGCAAGAAGTGTTAGACGCTTGGGGAGCCGCTTATCAAGTATTAGCTGATGTCTTTATCAATCGCGAAGAACAAATTTATCAACAAAAAGAACAAACAAGCGGTGGTTGGAGGGGGTTGCGAGCCTTTAAAGTCATACATAAAGTAAAACAGAGTGATGTCATTACTAGCTTTGAATTAGCACCTGAAGACGGCCTTGATATTACGCCTTATCAAGCAGGGCAGTATTTAAGCATTTATATCCGTGATGAGCGTCTTGAAAATCAAGAAATACGTCAATATTCATTAACTCAATCTTCAAATAATAAAACATACCGCATCGCAGTAAAACGCGAAGAGAAAGGTATTTTATCGAATTTTCTTCATGACTATGTTCAAGAAGGGGATATTTTACAAGTCGCCGCACCAGGGGGCGATTTTTATTTAGAGGTATCGCCAACAACTCCAGTCACCTTAATTTCAGCGGGTGTGGGTTTAACACCTATGTTATCAATGCTACACACACTTTCTGCCCATCAAGCCAATGTCAATTGGTTACATGCAGCTGAACACGGTGGTGTTCATGCCTTTAAAGATGAAGTTCATCGAGTCGGCAGTCAACTTCCACATTATCAGCAAGCGGTTTGGTATCGCACCCCACGACCTGAAGATCTCCAAAATAAAGAATATCAATTTGAAGGCCTAATGACATTAAAACAGGTTGAAGATTGGATAAGCATTCCGGATATGCATTTCTATTTTTGTGGACCATTACCTTTTATGCAGTCTGTTGCAAAACAACTTATTGAATTAGGTATTAATCGTGAAAAACTTCATTATGAATGTTTTGGTCCTCATGCTGTTATTATGCAAGATTTATAG